From a single Granulicella aggregans genomic region:
- a CDS encoding YIP1 family protein: MTELSPAADEVSVSNPFARIVTVMTAPSKAFADVKKSSGWWAPFVVASVVGLIYAYVLLHAVGLPTLVDQVIHNSPSMEQRIASATPEDAAKIRHQIEFNFKLSYIAPVISLVAGLACAGIFLASANFGAGGKSTYGQMLGVWFYGTLPITVYTLLVIAGIYAGVASDPFNINNAIGTNPGFYLTDSELPKTLVALLSAIDIFSIWTAALLAIGISTVAGIKRGVAWAIVLGWWLIYVLLLKVTPAAFG; encoded by the coding sequence ATGACGGAGCTTAGCCCTGCTGCAGATGAAGTGAGCGTATCGAACCCGTTCGCACGGATTGTGACAGTCATGACTGCGCCATCGAAGGCGTTCGCGGATGTGAAGAAGAGCTCTGGCTGGTGGGCTCCGTTCGTGGTCGCGTCGGTGGTGGGGCTGATCTATGCGTACGTGCTGCTGCACGCTGTGGGGCTGCCGACGCTGGTGGACCAGGTGATCCACAACTCGCCGTCGATGGAGCAGCGGATCGCGTCGGCGACGCCTGAGGATGCGGCGAAGATCCGGCACCAGATCGAGTTCAACTTCAAGCTGTCGTACATCGCGCCGGTGATCAGCCTGGTCGCGGGGCTGGCTTGTGCCGGGATCTTTCTGGCCTCGGCGAACTTTGGGGCCGGCGGCAAGTCGACCTATGGACAGATGCTGGGGGTTTGGTTCTACGGGACGCTGCCGATCACCGTGTATACGCTGCTCGTTATCGCGGGGATCTATGCGGGAGTAGCCAGCGATCCGTTCAATATCAACAATGCGATTGGGACGAACCCGGGCTTCTATCTGACGGACAGCGAGTTGCCGAAGACCTTGGTCGCGCTGCTGTCAGCGATCGATATTTTTTCGATCTGGACGGCGGCGTTGCTGGCGATTGGGATCTCGACGGTGGCGGGGATCAAGCGTGGGGTGGCCTGGGCGATCGTGCTGGGGTGGTGGCTGATTTATGTGCTGCTGCTGAAGGTGACGCCGGCGGCGTTTGGGTAG
- a CDS encoding tetratricopeptide repeat protein yields MKLTARVPVTAAFVAMMLCGATGCKQLQARDQLNKGVQAFKNQKYEEAVNHFQNAINDDPNYSDAKLYLATAYANQVVPNLDTPDNLEMAHKALDGFQNVLSTKPNDLTALKQIASISRNIKKMDDAKLYERKVIAIDPNDAEAYYTIGVVDWMQAYKSAVAILAADGLTDDGNGNVKKSKGACQKLVDANTAPVTEGLDVLTKAVQINPNYEEAMTYLNLMSRRKADLECGNDAARKADLAAADDWTQKSMGARKANELKKEKAVGGGVSMQ; encoded by the coding sequence ATGAAATTGACTGCACGAGTTCCGGTCACGGCCGCCTTTGTGGCGATGATGCTATGTGGTGCTACCGGTTGCAAACAACTCCAGGCGCGCGACCAGTTGAACAAGGGTGTCCAGGCGTTCAAGAACCAGAAGTACGAAGAAGCGGTCAATCACTTTCAGAACGCGATCAATGATGACCCGAACTACTCGGACGCGAAGCTTTATCTCGCGACCGCGTATGCCAACCAGGTGGTCCCGAACCTGGATACTCCGGACAATCTGGAGATGGCGCACAAGGCGCTCGATGGGTTCCAGAATGTTCTCTCGACGAAGCCGAACGATCTGACCGCGTTGAAGCAGATCGCCTCGATCAGCCGCAACATCAAGAAGATGGACGACGCGAAGCTGTATGAGCGCAAGGTCATCGCGATCGACCCGAACGATGCGGAAGCGTATTACACGATCGGCGTTGTGGACTGGATGCAGGCGTACAAGAGCGCGGTTGCGATTCTTGCTGCCGATGGCCTGACGGACGACGGTAACGGCAACGTGAAGAAGAGCAAGGGCGCCTGCCAGAAGCTGGTGGATGCCAATACGGCCCCGGTGACGGAAGGTCTTGACGTGTTGACGAAGGCGGTCCAGATCAACCCGAACTACGAAGAGGCGATGACCTATCTGAACCTGATGAGCCGCCGCAAAGCGGACTTGGAGTGCGGCAACGACGCTGCGCGCAAGGCCGACCTGGCTGCTGCGGACGACTGGACGCAGAAGAGTATGGGCGCCCGCAAGGCGAACGAGCTGAAGAAGGAAAAGGCAGTGGGCGGCGGCGTCTCAATGCAGTAA
- a CDS encoding ExbD/TolR family protein — MGMGGGGQGGSVSEINVTPLIDVLLVLLIIFMVIVPVTPKGLDTLIPQPPKTKSDDVPDPNTIVVQIQANGAQTSYKINETAFAKADLEPQLLSIFSTRQTKTMFVKGDPALDFSKIAEVIDFGHQAGVDNIGLITPRVEAGQ, encoded by the coding sequence ATGGGTATGGGCGGTGGTGGTCAGGGTGGTTCAGTATCGGAGATCAACGTAACGCCGCTGATCGACGTTCTTCTGGTGCTGCTGATTATCTTCATGGTAATTGTGCCGGTGACGCCGAAGGGTCTCGATACGTTGATCCCTCAGCCACCGAAGACGAAGAGTGACGATGTTCCGGATCCAAACACGATCGTGGTGCAGATCCAGGCGAACGGCGCTCAGACCTCGTACAAGATCAACGAGACGGCGTTTGCCAAGGCTGACCTCGAGCCTCAACTGCTGTCGATCTTCTCGACGCGTCAGACGAAGACGATGTTCGTAAAGGGCGATCCGGCGCTGGACTTCAGCAAGATCGCGGAGGTCATCGACTTCGGACACCAGGCTGGGGTGGATAACATCGGCCTGATTACACCACGGGTCGAAGCAGGACAGTAA
- a CDS encoding ExbD/TolR family protein, which translates to MGISKRDEGKKVSSAINVTPMVDVMLVLLIIFMVITPMLNNKVNVDLPIAVAAVVMEDANKEDSTVVAVTRDGKTFLGGDQVQIDDLGAKITARMEANKQGSKSVFLRADSRSNYGKVMDTVDAIRSAGVSSLVMLTEKKDQ; encoded by the coding sequence ATGGGAATCTCGAAGCGCGATGAGGGCAAGAAGGTAAGTTCCGCCATCAACGTCACCCCGATGGTGGACGTGATGCTGGTGCTGCTGATCATCTTCATGGTGATCACGCCCATGTTGAATAACAAGGTTAACGTGGACCTTCCGATCGCCGTTGCGGCGGTGGTGATGGAAGACGCGAACAAGGAAGACTCGACCGTCGTTGCGGTGACCCGTGACGGCAAGACCTTCCTTGGCGGCGACCAGGTTCAGATCGACGACCTGGGAGCGAAGATCACGGCCCGGATGGAAGCGAACAAGCAGGGCAGCAAGTCGGTCTTCCTGCGCGCGGACTCGCGGTCGAACTACGGCAAGGTGATGGATACGGTGGATGCGATTCGTTCAGCGGGCGTGAGTTCGCTGGTGATGCTGACCGAGAAGAAGGACCAGTAA
- a CDS encoding MotA/TolQ/ExbB proton channel family protein, whose protein sequence is MILAHLANFAHAPHVLAAFFQEAEAPSFSLVGMISHMKWDALSIVVILFIMSIYSLAVIIDRYLYYSAARKQSREFAPKVAGALKDGRLDEAIKVADRSKKSHLAEVVTAGLQEFRSFGSGGSITEAQIESSKRALERSEAIVHAKLKRGLGGLATVGSTAPFVGLLGTVLGILQAFQSIASSKTSGIGAVAGGISEALVTTAFGLLVAIPAVMTFNYFTNKVEAFDVEMDNSSSELVDYFIKQSGH, encoded by the coding sequence GTGATTCTCGCTCATCTCGCAAACTTCGCACACGCTCCCCACGTCCTCGCCGCCTTCTTCCAGGAAGCCGAAGCTCCGAGCTTCAGCCTTGTAGGCATGATCTCGCACATGAAGTGGGACGCTCTTTCGATCGTCGTCATCCTCTTCATCATGTCGATCTACTCGCTGGCTGTGATCATCGACCGTTACCTGTACTACTCGGCAGCACGTAAGCAGTCGCGTGAGTTTGCTCCGAAGGTTGCCGGCGCGCTGAAGGATGGCCGTCTGGATGAGGCGATCAAGGTTGCCGATCGTAGCAAGAAGTCGCACCTCGCAGAGGTTGTTACCGCTGGCCTGCAGGAGTTCCGCAGCTTCGGTTCGGGTGGAAGCATCACCGAAGCCCAGATCGAGAGCTCGAAGCGCGCCCTTGAGCGCTCGGAAGCGATCGTTCACGCGAAGCTGAAGCGCGGTCTTGGCGGTCTCGCGACCGTTGGATCGACGGCTCCGTTCGTCGGCCTGCTCGGCACGGTGCTTGGTATTCTCCAGGCGTTCCAGTCGATCGCCTCTTCGAAGACTTCGGGTATCGGCGCGGTTGCCGGCGGTATCTCGGAAGCTCTGGTCACGACCGCTTTCGGTCTGCTCGTCGCGATCCCGGCCGTTATGACGTTCAACTACTTCACCAACAAGGTAGAAGCGTTCGACGTCGAGATGGACAACAGCTCGTCTGAGCTGGTGGACTACTTCATCAAGCAGAGCGGCCACTAA
- a CDS encoding energy transducer TonB, with product MFEDSLMESGGKIKSKSKYWMIATFGFNAAIVGVIILIPLLYPEALPKGSMTAMLTAPPPPPPPPPPPPPAAVIKPMTVKVQVDTGFHAPTKIPKDINKVVEAAPPPTTSVAGMGAGMGSPAGAFGGVMGGMGTAPAPVVKVAPPKGPTRVSGGVIQGNKLSGQTPLYPPIAKAAHVSGAVVLHAVISKGGTIDNLQVISGPEMLRASALDAVRTWRYKPYLLNGEPTEVDTTITVNFNFGGG from the coding sequence ATGTTTGAAGATTCGTTGATGGAGTCCGGCGGCAAGATCAAGTCAAAGTCCAAATACTGGATGATTGCCACGTTTGGATTCAATGCCGCTATTGTTGGCGTCATTATCCTGATCCCGCTGCTCTACCCTGAAGCCCTGCCGAAAGGGTCGATGACGGCGATGTTGACTGCGCCCCCACCGCCTCCTCCGCCTCCGCCTCCTCCGCCGCCGGCTGCTGTGATCAAGCCGATGACGGTCAAAGTGCAGGTGGACACCGGCTTCCACGCCCCCACCAAGATTCCGAAGGACATCAATAAGGTCGTTGAGGCAGCGCCTCCGCCGACCACCAGCGTTGCTGGCATGGGCGCAGGCATGGGATCGCCCGCTGGCGCATTTGGCGGCGTGATGGGCGGCATGGGAACAGCCCCTGCCCCCGTGGTGAAGGTCGCTCCTCCCAAGGGGCCGACCCGCGTATCCGGTGGTGTGATTCAGGGTAACAAGCTTTCCGGTCAGACTCCCCTGTATCCTCCGATCGCCAAGGCGGCACACGTCTCCGGCGCTGTCGTTCTTCACGCCGTGATCTCGAAAGGCGGCACGATCGACAACCTGCAGGTGATCAGCGGTCCAGAGATGCTGCGTGCCAGCGCTCTCGATGCAGTTCGCACTTGGCGGTACAAGCCGTATCTGTTGAACGGCGAGCCGACCGAGGTCGATACCACGATCACTGTGAACTTCAACTTTGGTGGCGGCTAG
- the secF gene encoding protein translocase subunit SecF, giving the protein MELFRDANIDWLGKKWYFLGFSLIFSVAGVLSMLFWHGIPTGVDFKGGTLVYVKFDSTPNEDHIRAAMDAAGIRGTKITRISDVLQKTSNEEVISLPESATSDANHDAGRAQVLAALGANYHDSGFTVQQVEIVGPTAGKQLQSQAWFATGYSLLGMLVYLWFRFELIYGLAAVAAVFHDTLITVGAFSLINQEITLTVIAAILTLIGYSMNDTIVVFDRIRENLATTRRENLADVVNKSINQTLSRTVIASGLTFLTVLSLYLFGGEVLHGFSFALVVGILIGTYSSIAVAAPMLVAYQDWRLKQGKQAVLPAKRVKA; this is encoded by the coding sequence GTGGAACTGTTTCGCGACGCAAATATCGACTGGCTGGGCAAGAAGTGGTACTTCCTGGGATTCTCGCTGATCTTTTCCGTGGCGGGCGTGCTGAGCATGCTGTTCTGGCACGGGATCCCTACGGGCGTGGACTTCAAGGGCGGGACGCTGGTGTATGTGAAGTTCGACTCGACGCCGAATGAAGACCACATCCGGGCGGCGATGGACGCTGCTGGAATTCGCGGGACGAAGATCACGCGGATCAGCGACGTGCTGCAGAAGACGAGCAACGAAGAAGTGATCAGTCTGCCGGAGTCGGCGACATCAGATGCGAACCATGACGCTGGCCGGGCGCAGGTGCTGGCGGCGCTTGGAGCGAACTATCATGACTCCGGGTTCACGGTGCAGCAGGTGGAGATCGTCGGGCCTACGGCGGGCAAGCAGTTGCAGAGCCAGGCGTGGTTTGCGACGGGGTATTCCCTGCTGGGGATGCTGGTTTACCTGTGGTTCCGGTTTGAGTTGATCTATGGGCTCGCGGCGGTGGCGGCGGTTTTCCATGACACGCTGATCACGGTGGGCGCGTTCAGTTTGATCAACCAGGAGATTACGCTGACGGTGATTGCGGCGATCCTGACGTTGATCGGATATTCGATGAACGACACGATTGTCGTTTTTGATCGTATTCGCGAGAACCTGGCGACTACGCGGCGGGAGAATCTTGCCGACGTGGTGAACAAGAGCATCAACCAGACGCTTTCGCGAACCGTTATCGCATCAGGGCTGACATTTCTGACGGTGCTGTCGCTGTACCTGTTTGGCGGCGAGGTGCTGCATGGGTTCTCGTTCGCGCTGGTGGTCGGTATTTTGATCGGGACGTACTCGTCGATTGCAGTGGCTGCGCCGATGTTGGTGGCTTATCAGGACTGGCGGTTGAAGCAGGGTAAGCAGGCGGTTTTGCCGGCGAAGCGGGTGAAGGCTTAG
- the secD gene encoding protein translocase subunit SecD: protein MGKSLRNRIIFIVAVLLVSVYGIIGIPKGGLKESLARNIHLGLDLKGGTHLVLQVQVVEALSHATDTAVATLEDELTKAGVTGTVVTKPNPDHPEIIQVSGIPAAKLGDARGVFNNGNYATYDLGSNADGSQTLTMKVGAIRDLETRALDQSIETIRDRIDKLGVSEPVIEKYGLGDNEILVELPGIDDPGHVQDVIQSTARLEIHEVTGGPYPTDADAMSANPAGLPPDSMLVHGNGAPGTGDQVWMVKRVSVVAGTDFRDAQPSQDENARPDITFNLTTAAGDRFYKFTDEHKGTGQMAIILDNKVKEVATIQSAIRDTGRITGGFTSDQAKDLSMLLRTGSLPASIKYLETRTVGPSLGAASIRQGVIAAVIGMLVVMAFMLVYYRGAGINADLALVLNLVILLGFLGYSHASLTLPGIAGVILTIGMGVDSNVLIFERIREELRSGKTAAMAVQEGFKHAWVTIVDTHVTTIVSAAILFLFGTGPVKGFAVTLTIGLLANIFTAVLVSRVIFDAELRNKDRNAALSI from the coding sequence ATGGGTAAGAGTCTTCGCAATCGGATTATCTTCATCGTTGCAGTGCTGCTGGTGTCGGTTTACGGGATCATCGGGATTCCCAAGGGCGGCTTGAAGGAGTCCCTGGCACGCAACATTCACCTTGGGCTGGACCTTAAGGGCGGAACGCACCTGGTGCTGCAGGTTCAGGTGGTCGAGGCGCTGTCGCATGCGACGGACACGGCTGTGGCGACGCTCGAGGACGAGCTGACCAAGGCGGGCGTGACGGGAACCGTGGTGACGAAGCCCAACCCGGACCATCCGGAGATCATCCAGGTCTCGGGGATTCCGGCGGCGAAGCTGGGCGATGCTCGCGGCGTGTTCAACAACGGGAACTATGCGACCTATGATCTTGGCAGCAACGCGGACGGATCGCAGACGCTGACGATGAAGGTGGGCGCGATTCGCGATCTTGAGACGCGGGCGCTGGACCAGTCGATTGAGACGATTCGCGACCGCATCGACAAGCTGGGCGTGAGCGAGCCGGTGATCGAAAAGTATGGTCTGGGCGATAACGAGATTCTGGTGGAGTTGCCGGGTATCGACGATCCAGGTCACGTGCAGGATGTGATCCAGTCGACGGCACGGCTTGAGATTCATGAAGTGACGGGCGGGCCGTATCCGACGGATGCGGATGCAATGTCGGCAAACCCGGCGGGCTTGCCGCCGGACTCGATGCTGGTGCATGGAAATGGCGCGCCGGGAACGGGCGACCAGGTTTGGATGGTGAAGCGGGTGAGCGTGGTGGCGGGTACGGACTTTCGCGATGCGCAGCCATCGCAGGACGAGAATGCGCGGCCAGACATTACCTTCAACCTGACGACGGCGGCGGGCGACCGGTTCTACAAGTTCACCGACGAGCACAAGGGCACCGGCCAGATGGCGATCATCCTGGACAACAAAGTGAAAGAGGTGGCTACGATCCAGTCGGCGATTCGCGATACCGGACGGATTACCGGTGGGTTTACATCCGACCAGGCGAAGGACTTGTCGATGCTGCTGCGGACGGGATCGCTGCCGGCTTCGATCAAGTATCTTGAGACGCGGACGGTTGGGCCGAGCCTGGGAGCTGCTTCGATTCGGCAGGGCGTGATCGCTGCGGTGATCGGGATGCTGGTCGTGATGGCGTTCATGCTGGTGTACTACCGGGGCGCGGGCATCAATGCGGACCTGGCGCTGGTGTTGAACCTCGTGATTCTGCTGGGCTTCCTGGGGTATAGCCATGCTTCGCTGACCCTGCCGGGAATCGCGGGTGTGATCCTGACGATCGGTATGGGCGTCGACTCGAACGTGCTGATCTTCGAGCGCATTCGCGAAGAGCTACGCAGCGGGAAGACGGCGGCGATGGCGGTGCAGGAAGGCTTCAAGCATGCGTGGGTGACGATTGTGGATACCCACGTGACGACGATCGTCTCGGCGGCGATTCTGTTCCTGTTCGGAACCGGGCCGGTGAAGGGGTTTGCCGTGACGCTGACCATTGGTTTGCTGGCGAATATTTTTACCGCGGTGCTGGTGTCGCGGGTGATCTTCGACGCTGAGTTGAGAAACAAAGATCGGAACGCGGCTTTGTCGATTTAG
- the yajC gene encoding preprotein translocase subunit YajC, with protein MLAMWLEGGFGLGNLGGLALPILFFGVMYFLMIVPNQKKQKKWQEMLGQLKSGDTVTTNGGIRGKVLTVKDDAVIVRVQPDGVKLEFVKSAIAAVTTDEAA; from the coding sequence ATGTTGGCGATGTGGCTTGAGGGCGGTTTCGGGTTGGGAAATCTGGGCGGGTTGGCTTTGCCGATCCTGTTCTTCGGTGTGATGTACTTTCTGATGATCGTGCCGAACCAGAAGAAGCAGAAGAAGTGGCAGGAGATGCTGGGCCAGTTGAAGAGCGGCGATACGGTGACCACCAACGGGGGGATCCGGGGCAAGGTGCTGACGGTCAAGGATGACGCCGTGATCGTTCGCGTGCAGCCGGATGGTGTGAAGCTCGAGTTTGTGAAGAGCGCGATTGCCGCGGTTACTACGGATGAGGCTGCTTAG
- a CDS encoding heme-degrading domain-containing protein: protein MSIASDRAQIALQERELVFPSFNSEIAWFLGNTLRTLAETRKHPVVIDIRKFGDPDQQLFFTALPGTTPDNARWVLRKSRVVARFHRSSYAAGLYLEEQGTTFSAKYSLPDEDYATHGGAFPITVAETGVVGAVTVSGLPQRQDHELVIEALCNHLNLDHATYKLP from the coding sequence ATGTCCATAGCATCCGACCGCGCCCAGATCGCCCTCCAGGAAAGAGAACTCGTCTTCCCCAGCTTCAACTCCGAGATCGCCTGGTTCCTGGGCAACACCCTCCGCACCCTCGCCGAGACCCGTAAGCACCCTGTAGTCATCGACATCCGAAAATTCGGCGACCCCGACCAGCAGCTCTTCTTCACCGCCCTGCCCGGCACCACGCCCGACAACGCCCGCTGGGTCCTCCGCAAATCCCGCGTCGTCGCCCGCTTCCACCGCAGCTCCTACGCCGCCGGCCTCTATTTAGAGGAGCAGGGAACCACCTTCTCCGCCAAATACTCCCTCCCCGACGAGGACTACGCCACCCACGGCGGCGCCTTCCCCATCACCGTCGCCGAAACCGGCGTCGTTGGCGCCGTCACCGTCTCCGGCCTCCCTCAGCGCCAGGACCACGAGCTCGTCATCGAAGCCCTCTGCAACCACCTCAACCTCGACCACGCCACCTACAAACTCCCCTAA
- the tgt gene encoding tRNA guanosine(34) transglycosylase Tgt, translated as MGLRFEVLKTSDAGGRRGMLSLPHGEVQTPVFMPVGTAATVKAVPQDVLETNGASGVGARIILANTYHLYLRPGHELVRRMGGVHKFMGWDRPMLTDSGGFQVFSLSKLRKISQEGVEFRSHLDGSKHFFSPEHSMDVQIALGADIAMAFDECVETPATWERTKQSMGLTHAWAARSKERFEAEKERVPWFEERGGQTQNLFGIVQGGMYAALRKESAERLVEMEFPGYAIGGLAVGEPREVTREMIARTLEVLPKDKPVYVMGVGYPDEIEEYAKMGVDMMDCVLPTRAARHGLLFMREPGSSSVVRMNIKKKEYAEDQRPIDESCTCRVCARYTRAYLRHLYSSGEALSAVLNSIHNLAFYLDTMERVRGELG; from the coding sequence ATGGGTTTGCGGTTTGAGGTTTTGAAGACGAGTGATGCGGGTGGGCGGCGGGGGATGTTGTCGCTGCCGCATGGGGAGGTGCAGACGCCGGTGTTTATGCCGGTGGGGACGGCGGCCACGGTGAAGGCCGTACCGCAGGATGTGCTGGAGACGAACGGCGCGAGTGGGGTGGGGGCGCGGATCATTCTGGCGAATACGTATCACCTTTACCTCAGACCTGGACATGAGCTTGTCCGGCGGATGGGTGGAGTGCATAAGTTTATGGGCTGGGACCGGCCGATGCTGACGGACTCGGGTGGGTTTCAGGTCTTCAGTTTGAGCAAGCTGCGGAAGATTTCGCAGGAGGGTGTGGAGTTTCGGTCGCATCTCGATGGGAGCAAGCACTTCTTCTCGCCGGAGCACTCGATGGACGTGCAGATTGCGCTGGGGGCGGACATTGCGATGGCCTTCGATGAGTGCGTGGAGACGCCGGCGACGTGGGAGCGGACGAAGCAGTCGATGGGGCTGACGCATGCGTGGGCGGCGCGGTCGAAGGAGCGGTTCGAGGCGGAGAAAGAGCGGGTGCCGTGGTTTGAGGAGCGAGGGGGGCAGACGCAGAACTTGTTTGGGATTGTGCAGGGTGGGATGTATGCGGCCTTGCGGAAGGAGTCGGCCGAGCGGCTGGTGGAGATGGAGTTTCCGGGGTACGCGATTGGCGGGCTGGCGGTGGGCGAGCCGAGGGAGGTGACTCGGGAGATGATTGCGCGGACGCTTGAAGTCCTTCCCAAAGACAAGCCGGTTTATGTGATGGGCGTGGGGTATCCGGATGAGATTGAAGAGTACGCGAAGATGGGCGTGGACATGATGGACTGCGTGTTGCCGACGCGGGCGGCGAGGCATGGGTTGTTGTTTATGCGGGAGCCGGGGTCTTCATCGGTCGTCCGGATGAATATCAAGAAGAAGGAATATGCCGAGGACCAGCGGCCGATCGATGAGTCGTGTACGTGCAGAGTGTGTGCGCGGTATACGCGCGCTTATTTGCGGCACCTTTATTCGTCGGGGGAGGCGCTTAGTGCGGTGTTGAACTCGATCCATAATTTGGCGTTTTATCTGGACACGATGGAGAGGGTAAGGGGTGAGTTGGGTTAG
- a CDS encoding DUF1801 domain-containing protein, whose product MMAKAIAESGHASAKISERIHGLGDWRGETLARMRELIHDAEPEIVEEWKWRGVPVWSRDGIVCTGETYKQVVKLTFARGAAVSDPKKLFNSSLEGNVRRAIDIREGEKIDEAAFKELVRAAVGVNAAVVAQRMSKKK is encoded by the coding sequence ATGATGGCGAAGGCTATAGCGGAGAGCGGGCACGCATCGGCGAAGATCTCGGAGCGAATTCATGGGTTGGGAGATTGGCGAGGGGAGACGCTGGCGCGGATGCGGGAGTTGATCCATGATGCCGAGCCGGAGATTGTGGAGGAGTGGAAGTGGCGGGGCGTGCCGGTGTGGTCGCGGGACGGGATTGTTTGTACGGGCGAGACGTACAAGCAGGTGGTGAAGCTGACGTTTGCGCGCGGGGCGGCGGTAAGCGATCCGAAGAAGCTGTTCAACTCGAGCCTGGAGGGGAATGTTCGGCGGGCGATCGATATCCGGGAGGGGGAGAAGATCGATGAGGCGGCGTTCAAGGAGCTGGTGCGGGCGGCGGTGGGGGTGAATGCTGCGGTGGTGGCTCAGCGGATGTCGAAGAAGAAGTAG
- a CDS encoding DUF3291 domain-containing protein — MVFVSLTRLRVRSVWFMPGFFLYAIRSERQVRGAAGFLTGALLPDRDKTFWTMTAWDSEASMRAYMISGAHKAAMPKLLHWCDEASVAHWMQEADTLPSWEQADERMRTEGRASKVLHPSAAHAGLQYNAPRTAGSASIRPV, encoded by the coding sequence ATGGTGTTTGTCAGCTTGACGCGGTTGCGGGTGCGGTCGGTGTGGTTTATGCCGGGGTTCTTTCTGTACGCGATTCGATCGGAGCGCCAAGTGCGGGGAGCGGCCGGATTTCTGACCGGAGCGCTGTTGCCGGACCGCGACAAGACGTTCTGGACGATGACCGCGTGGGACAGCGAAGCGAGTATGCGGGCTTACATGATCTCGGGGGCACATAAAGCTGCTATGCCAAAGCTTCTGCACTGGTGCGATGAGGCTTCGGTGGCGCATTGGATGCAGGAGGCGGATACGCTGCCTTCGTGGGAGCAGGCCGATGAGCGAATGCGGACGGAAGGGCGAGCGTCGAAGGTTTTGCATCCGAGTGCCGCGCACGCGGGGTTGCAGTACAACGCGCCTCGGACGGCGGGGAGTGCGTCGATACGGCCGGTTTGA